The following are encoded in a window of Salinibacter ruber DSM 13855 genomic DNA:
- a CDS encoding energy transducer TonB family protein, producing the protein MSRSDWIGVATTVILHGGLALLFAFLTASRPRPAQLGYVEVEFGEFSPGQPVEATEQVEKTTTPEPQEEAPEPEAESDETAEEPESEPVNLPEEEQSEESVPPTEEETTVPEAEAQPETEQQADQQEPSEEPGEESGDPGSGSQEEAAAPYDIEGLDRDPERAPLPQYAEKVNARIRVRITVNPDGRIVRRVPLLKGNPELEAAVMDALQQWRFNALPPGAPQENQTGTITFTFRLE; encoded by the coding sequence ATGTCCCGTAGCGATTGGATCGGGGTCGCCACCACCGTCATCCTTCACGGGGGGCTCGCCCTTCTCTTCGCCTTCCTGACGGCGTCGCGCCCCCGCCCGGCCCAGCTCGGCTACGTGGAGGTGGAGTTTGGCGAGTTCTCGCCCGGGCAGCCGGTGGAGGCCACCGAGCAGGTGGAGAAAACGACGACGCCGGAGCCGCAGGAGGAGGCGCCCGAGCCGGAGGCCGAGTCCGACGAGACGGCGGAGGAGCCCGAGTCGGAGCCGGTCAACCTTCCGGAGGAGGAGCAGAGCGAGGAGTCCGTGCCGCCGACCGAGGAGGAGACGACCGTGCCGGAGGCCGAGGCCCAGCCCGAGACCGAACAGCAGGCCGACCAGCAGGAGCCAAGCGAGGAGCCCGGCGAAGAATCGGGCGATCCGGGGTCGGGCTCCCAGGAAGAGGCCGCTGCGCCCTACGACATTGAGGGGCTGGACCGGGATCCCGAGCGGGCGCCCCTTCCCCAGTACGCCGAGAAGGTGAACGCCCGCATCCGGGTTCGGATTACCGTCAACCCGGACGGGCGCATCGTGCGGCGCGTGCCCCTCCTCAAGGGCAATCCCGAACTGGAGGCCGCCGTCATGGACGCCCTGCAACAGTGGCGCTTCAACGCACTGCCGCCGGGGGCGCCCCAGGAAAACCAGACCGGCACGATCACCTTCACCTTCCGACTGGAATAG
- a CDS encoding metallophosphoesterase family protein, which yields MTIAHISDLHFGRIADSGVVEALLDEINAAGIDLVAVSGDLTQRARPAEYRAARNLLDALGPPTLVVAGNHDVYPWWRPLKRLRTPLERYRQFITEDLAPTFEAGGVAALGLTSAYGPSIKGGRIGPADRAAMRAFFSGTGDDRFKVLVVHHQLHPTAIGPISPHPVARQAQQTLAVAGEVGIDLILCGHLHISAIQPLEIIPGTPRIVVASAGTATSNRWREPTGPINFYNVVSVEPEAFSVEERRYVPDEGRFVRDGVTRFDHAG from the coding sequence ATGACCATTGCTCACATCTCCGACCTTCACTTCGGGCGCATTGCGGACTCCGGAGTGGTGGAGGCGCTTCTGGACGAGATCAACGCGGCGGGCATCGACCTCGTCGCGGTGAGCGGCGACCTGACACAACGGGCCCGTCCGGCGGAGTACCGGGCGGCCCGAAACCTGCTCGACGCGCTGGGCCCGCCCACCCTCGTCGTGGCGGGCAACCACGACGTTTATCCGTGGTGGCGCCCCCTAAAGCGACTCCGGACGCCCCTGGAGCGCTATAGGCAGTTCATTACGGAGGACCTCGCCCCGACCTTCGAGGCCGGCGGCGTGGCCGCGCTCGGCCTCACGTCCGCGTACGGGCCGTCGATCAAGGGGGGGCGCATCGGTCCGGCCGACCGGGCCGCCATGCGTGCGTTCTTCTCGGGGACGGGGGACGACCGCTTCAAGGTGCTCGTGGTGCACCACCAGCTCCACCCCACGGCCATCGGGCCCATCAGCCCGCACCCCGTGGCCCGGCAGGCCCAGCAGACCCTCGCGGTGGCGGGCGAGGTGGGCATTGACCTCATTCTCTGCGGGCACCTCCACATTTCTGCGATCCAGCCCCTCGAAATCATTCCGGGCACCCCGCGCATCGTCGTTGCCAGCGCGGGCACGGCGACGAGCAATCGCTGGCGCGAACCGACGGGCCCAATCAACTTCTACAACGTCGTCTCCGTGGAGCCGGAGGCCTTCTCCGTCGAGGAACGGCGGTACGTGCCCGACGAGGGCCGCTTCGTCCGCGACGGCGTGACGCGCTTCGACCACGCCGGCTGA
- a CDS encoding pyruvate dehydrogenase complex dihydrolipoamide acetyltransferase, with protein sequence MAIPIEMPKLSDTMEEGVLSAWLVDEGEEVSAGDVLAQVETDKATMDLEAFDEGVLLKQVIGEGDAVPIGELIAVIGEAGEDISDLVDDAGGDGAAEPEADPDAEVDSDADAEDASAEPEVEPEPAPEPSGDGQLSERMPEPVPAGTDAEGRRIKASPLARRIAQEHDVELAQVDGSGPEGRIVRRDVETHVEKQEAAPESTPEPEPTTEPEPAPQPEPSVPEAPSYAMPDEEAAYESEGITQMRETIARRLAESKYSAPHYYLTVDIDVERAIEVREDLNDLAEEQGRAKISFNDFITKACALSLHDHPYVNAAYRPDEGEIHKHNRVHIGIAVAIDEGLITPVIRDADRKGLSELARETRALAERARDRDLEPEEFEGATFTTSNLGMFGIEEFTAIINPPNSAILAIGEIRDTPVVEDGEVVPGKRMKVTLSCDHRVVDGAKGAHFLDTVKSYLEEPMNLLL encoded by the coding sequence ATGGCGATTCCAATTGAAATGCCCAAGTTGAGCGACACCATGGAGGAGGGGGTGCTTTCCGCCTGGCTCGTGGACGAGGGCGAGGAGGTGTCGGCGGGCGACGTGCTGGCCCAGGTGGAAACGGACAAGGCTACGATGGACCTGGAGGCCTTCGACGAGGGGGTGCTGCTCAAACAAGTGATCGGAGAGGGGGACGCCGTGCCCATCGGGGAGCTGATCGCCGTGATTGGGGAGGCCGGGGAGGACATCTCCGATCTCGTGGATGACGCCGGCGGGGACGGGGCCGCGGAGCCCGAGGCCGACCCGGACGCCGAGGTCGATTCGGACGCCGATGCCGAGGATGCATCAGCCGAGCCGGAGGTGGAGCCCGAGCCCGCGCCGGAGCCGAGCGGGGACGGGCAGTTGTCCGAACGGATGCCGGAGCCGGTGCCCGCCGGGACCGACGCGGAGGGGCGCCGCATCAAGGCGTCTCCTCTGGCCCGCCGCATTGCGCAGGAGCACGACGTGGAACTGGCGCAGGTCGACGGATCCGGGCCCGAGGGGCGCATCGTGCGTCGGGACGTGGAAACCCATGTCGAGAAGCAGGAGGCCGCGCCCGAATCGACGCCCGAACCGGAGCCGACAACCGAACCGGAGCCGGCGCCCCAGCCCGAGCCGTCCGTCCCGGAGGCGCCGTCCTACGCGATGCCGGACGAGGAGGCCGCGTACGAGTCCGAAGGCATCACGCAGATGCGGGAGACCATCGCCCGGCGCCTCGCGGAGAGCAAGTACTCGGCCCCGCACTACTACCTGACGGTCGACATCGACGTGGAGCGCGCGATCGAGGTGCGCGAGGACCTCAATGATCTGGCGGAGGAGCAGGGCCGCGCGAAAATCTCCTTCAACGACTTCATCACCAAGGCGTGCGCCCTCTCGCTGCACGACCACCCGTACGTCAACGCCGCCTACCGCCCCGACGAGGGCGAAATCCACAAGCACAACCGCGTGCACATCGGCATTGCCGTCGCCATCGACGAGGGGCTGATCACCCCCGTCATTCGCGACGCGGACCGGAAGGGGCTCTCGGAGCTCGCCCGCGAGACGCGGGCCTTGGCCGAGCGGGCCCGCGACCGCGACCTGGAGCCGGAGGAGTTTGAAGGGGCGACCTTCACCACGAGCAACCTCGGGATGTTCGGCATCGAGGAGTTCACGGCCATCATCAACCCGCCCAACTCGGCCATCCTGGCGATCGGCGAAATCCGCGACACGCCCGTCGTGGAGGACGGCGAGGTGGTGCCGGGGAAGCGCATGAAGGTGACCCTCTCCTGCGACCACCGCGTCGTGGATGGGGCCAAGGGGGCCCACTTCCTCGACACGGTGAAGTCCTACCTGGAGGAACCCATGAACCTGTTGCTGTAG
- a CDS encoding pyruvate dehydrogenase complex E1 component subunit beta, giving the protein MATLEFRTALREAMTEEMERDDDIFLIGEEVAEYDGAYKVSKGMLDHFGSDRVIDSPISELGFAGLGIGAAMNGLRPIVEFMTFNFSFVAFDQVINNAPNMRYMSGGQFDVPIVFRGPNGAAGQLGATHSNSTEALYSNIPGLKVVSPSVPDDGKGLLKTAIRDDDPVVFLESELMYGMKREVSEESDYTIPIGSARVAREGDDVTIVAHSKSYHIAMDAAETLEEQGYEAEVIDPRTIKPLDIETIVESVVKTNRLVVIDESTPFTSVASEITHQVQDRAFDYLDAPILRVTAPDTPAPYAPNLMDEYMPGADETVDKCLRVLYAE; this is encoded by the coding sequence ATGGCTACGCTGGAATTCCGCACGGCGCTCCGGGAAGCAATGACCGAGGAAATGGAGCGCGACGACGACATCTTCCTCATTGGGGAGGAGGTGGCCGAGTACGACGGCGCCTACAAGGTAAGCAAGGGCATGCTCGATCACTTCGGGTCCGACCGGGTCATCGACTCGCCGATTAGTGAGCTCGGATTTGCGGGGCTCGGCATTGGGGCGGCGATGAACGGGCTCCGGCCCATCGTCGAGTTCATGACGTTCAACTTCTCGTTCGTGGCCTTCGACCAGGTCATCAACAACGCGCCCAACATGCGCTACATGTCGGGCGGCCAGTTCGACGTCCCGATTGTCTTCCGCGGCCCCAACGGGGCGGCCGGCCAGCTCGGGGCCACCCACTCCAACTCCACGGAGGCGCTCTACTCGAACATTCCCGGCCTCAAGGTCGTGTCGCCCTCCGTGCCGGACGACGGCAAGGGGCTGCTCAAGACGGCCATCCGGGACGACGACCCGGTGGTCTTTCTCGAGAGTGAGCTCATGTACGGCATGAAGCGGGAGGTGAGCGAGGAAAGCGACTACACGATCCCGATCGGCTCGGCCCGCGTGGCGCGGGAGGGCGATGACGTGACGATCGTGGCGCACAGCAAGAGCTACCACATCGCGATGGACGCCGCGGAGACCCTCGAAGAGCAGGGCTACGAGGCGGAAGTGATCGACCCGCGCACCATCAAGCCGCTCGACATCGAGACGATCGTGGAGTCGGTCGTGAAGACCAATCGGCTGGTCGTCATCGACGAGAGCACCCCCTTCACCAGCGTGGCCTCGGAGATTACCCATCAGGTGCAGGACCGTGCGTTCGACTACCTCGACGCGCCCATCCTGCGCGTGACGGCCCCGGACACCCCGGCCCCGTACGCGCCGAACCTCATGGACGAGTACATGCCGGGCGCCGACGAGACGGTCGACAAGTGCCTCCGGGTCCTCTACGCCGAGTAA
- the pdhA gene encoding pyruvate dehydrogenase (acetyl-transferring) E1 component subunit alpha — MADDTSAPNSSSGSNGSLNGGADFPEGFPHASRLKQAGVTSLADLRDVESLEDLSGIGPAYAQDIQNALEGAGTGAPTTGGANGTSTGAATTEKRPSPLSEGDADSSAGGAATRQTIDIPEGPLEETVTYETYPADTYGHDELGIADDEVLDLLRNMLLQRRFENRCRQMYQRQKISGFLHLYIGQEAVSTGSVNAIELGDDSVITAYRDHGMGLAMGITPEAGMAELFGKETGCSKGKGGSMHFFDAEKKMMGGHAIVGAHLPLGAGLAFAHKYRGEDNVCLCFFGDGAMHQGAFREACNLAGIYELPIVFVCENNQYAMGTAVDRAFSKPDLFKHGYNFDFPASLASGMDVFSVNKAVQDHVENYARNDQPSLLEVRTYRYQGHSITDPAEYRGEGELDQRQSQDAINRLQDYILDRGLATEADMEAIDEEVKERVKDAIDAANEASFPDEEAIYDDIYTQEDYPFIA; from the coding sequence ATGGCTGACGACACCTCGGCCCCAAACTCCAGTTCCGGTTCGAATGGAAGCCTCAACGGCGGAGCCGACTTTCCGGAGGGGTTCCCCCACGCGTCCCGACTCAAGCAGGCCGGCGTCACGAGCCTCGCCGACCTGCGAGACGTGGAGTCGCTGGAAGACCTGTCCGGCATCGGCCCGGCCTACGCCCAAGACATCCAGAATGCCCTCGAGGGAGCGGGCACGGGGGCCCCGACCACCGGAGGGGCCAACGGCACCTCCACCGGCGCCGCAACCACCGAGAAGCGCCCGAGCCCGCTCTCGGAGGGCGACGCCGACTCGTCTGCGGGCGGGGCGGCCACCCGGCAGACCATCGACATTCCCGAGGGGCCGCTCGAAGAAACGGTTACCTACGAGACCTATCCCGCCGACACGTACGGGCACGACGAGCTGGGCATTGCGGACGATGAGGTGCTCGACCTGCTCCGCAACATGCTGCTGCAGCGGCGCTTCGAGAACCGGTGCCGCCAGATGTACCAGCGCCAGAAGATCTCGGGCTTTCTGCACCTCTACATTGGGCAGGAGGCGGTCTCGACCGGCAGCGTCAACGCCATTGAGCTGGGGGACGACTCGGTCATTACCGCCTACCGCGACCACGGCATGGGGCTGGCGATGGGCATCACGCCCGAGGCGGGCATGGCGGAGCTGTTTGGCAAAGAGACGGGCTGCTCGAAGGGGAAGGGCGGCTCGATGCACTTCTTCGACGCCGAGAAGAAAATGATGGGCGGGCACGCCATCGTCGGCGCCCACCTGCCGCTCGGCGCGGGCCTCGCCTTCGCCCACAAGTATCGGGGCGAGGACAACGTGTGCCTCTGCTTCTTCGGGGACGGGGCGATGCACCAGGGGGCGTTCCGCGAGGCGTGCAACCTGGCCGGCATCTACGAACTGCCCATCGTCTTTGTCTGCGAGAACAACCAGTACGCGATGGGCACGGCGGTGGACCGTGCCTTCAGCAAGCCCGACCTCTTCAAGCACGGCTACAACTTCGACTTTCCCGCGTCCCTGGCCAGCGGCATGGACGTGTTCAGCGTCAACAAGGCGGTCCAGGACCACGTGGAGAACTACGCCCGCAACGATCAGCCGTCGCTCCTGGAGGTGCGCACGTATCGCTACCAGGGCCACTCCATCACCGACCCGGCCGAGTACCGGGGGGAAGGCGAGCTCGATCAGCGCCAGAGCCAAGATGCCATCAACCGCCTCCAGGACTACATCCTCGACCGGGGCCTGGCCACCGAGGCCGACATGGAGGCGATCGACGAGGAGGTGAAGGAGCGGGTCAAAGACGCCATCGACGCGGCAAACGAGGCGTCCTTCCCGGACGAAGAGGCCATCTACGACGACATTTACACCCAGGAGGACTACCCCTTTATCGCCTAG
- a CDS encoding polyprenol monophosphomannose synthase yields MPRCIIYVDFPCWHPVRQRPLRVRGRFRTFVRSHAFPSPPVSDPSPSSSDASPPDALVIIPTYNEADNIGPVIDQVLEQSPPLSVLVVDDNSTDGTADLVRSKKTDALDRVHLIERSGKLGLGTAYLRGFRYALAQDYTYICEMDADRSHDPNDLPRLIAPVREGEVALAIGSRYVEGVRVINWPLSRLVLSYGAGVYTRAITRLPLLDVTAGFKCFHRRVLETLPLDRVNSDGYAFQVEMHYRTWRAGFPFTEVPVVFTERTEGESKMRREIVVEAALKVWELRLQDLLGRL; encoded by the coding sequence ATGCCCCGGTGCATCATTTATGTAGATTTCCCGTGTTGGCATCCGGTTCGTCAACGGCCGCTCCGCGTCCGCGGCCGGTTCCGCACTTTCGTCCGTTCTCACGCTTTTCCCTCTCCTCCGGTGTCCGACCCGTCTCCGTCATCCTCCGACGCGTCTCCCCCCGACGCCCTGGTCATCATCCCCACCTACAACGAGGCCGATAACATTGGCCCGGTAATCGACCAGGTGCTGGAGCAGTCGCCCCCTCTTTCTGTCCTCGTCGTGGACGACAACTCGACCGACGGGACCGCCGACCTCGTGCGGTCGAAGAAGACGGACGCGCTCGACCGGGTTCACCTGATCGAGCGAAGCGGCAAGCTGGGCCTGGGCACCGCCTACCTCCGCGGCTTCCGGTACGCCCTGGCGCAGGACTACACCTACATCTGCGAGATGGACGCCGACCGCTCCCACGACCCCAACGACCTGCCGCGCCTCATCGCGCCGGTGCGGGAGGGGGAGGTGGCCCTCGCCATCGGGTCGCGCTACGTGGAGGGAGTGCGCGTGATCAACTGGCCGCTTTCCCGCCTCGTCCTCTCCTACGGGGCCGGCGTCTACACCCGCGCCATCACCCGCCTGCCCCTCCTGGACGTGACCGCCGGCTTCAAGTGCTTCCACCGGCGCGTGCTGGAGACCCTGCCGCTCGACCGCGTCAACTCCGACGGCTACGCCTTTCAGGTCGAGATGCACTACCGCACCTGGCGGGCGGGCTTTCCGTTCACGGAGGTGCCGGTCGTCTTCACGGAGCGGACCGAAGGGGAGTCGAAGATGCGACGCGAAATCGTGGTGGAGGCGGCCCTGAAGGTGTGGGAGCTTCGGCTCCAAGACCTCCTCGGGCGGCTGTAG
- the icd gene encoding isocitrate dehydrogenase (NADP(+)) — protein MSPSGERITVDDGTLHVPDTPIIPYIEGDGVGADIWAAARPVFDAAVETAYDGERAIEWTEVLAGEKAKEHTGDLLPENTVETIREHRVAIKGPLTTPVGAGFRSLNVALRQKLDLYANVRPTYYIDGVPSPMKNPEQMDMVTFRENTEDVYAGIEWEAGTEGAEQVRAFVEDQMGFDDTIHDGPVGIGIKPITEFGTKRLVREAIDYALESDGHQFVTLVHKGNIMKFTEGAFRDWGYEVAREEYGDAVITEDTLWEERDGDPPEDAVVVNDRIADNMLQQVQTRTDQYDVLAMPNLNGDYLSDACGAQIGGLGVAPGANFGDAACLAEPVHGSANKYAGQDKVNPSALILSGRLMFEYMGWDEASAVILESLAETIQQKRVTYDFERNLEDAELLKCSEFGQAVVENMR, from the coding sequence ATGAGCCCCTCCGGCGAACGCATCACAGTCGACGACGGCACCCTCCACGTCCCCGATACCCCCATCATCCCCTACATCGAGGGCGACGGCGTGGGGGCCGACATCTGGGCCGCGGCCCGTCCGGTGTTCGATGCCGCCGTGGAGACGGCCTACGACGGCGAGCGCGCCATCGAATGGACGGAAGTGCTGGCCGGCGAGAAGGCCAAGGAGCACACCGGCGACCTCCTCCCCGAGAACACGGTGGAAACCATCCGCGAGCACCGCGTCGCCATCAAGGGCCCCCTCACGACCCCCGTCGGCGCCGGCTTCCGGTCGCTGAACGTCGCCCTGCGCCAGAAGCTGGACCTCTACGCCAACGTCCGTCCCACCTACTACATCGACGGCGTGCCCTCGCCGATGAAAAATCCGGAGCAGATGGACATGGTCACGTTCCGGGAAAACACCGAGGACGTGTACGCCGGCATCGAGTGGGAGGCCGGGACCGAGGGCGCGGAGCAGGTCCGGGCGTTCGTCGAGGACCAGATGGGCTTCGACGACACCATCCACGACGGGCCGGTGGGCATCGGGATCAAGCCGATCACCGAGTTTGGGACCAAGCGGCTCGTCCGCGAGGCCATCGACTACGCCCTGGAGTCCGACGGCCACCAGTTTGTCACCCTCGTCCACAAGGGCAACATCATGAAGTTCACCGAAGGCGCCTTCCGCGACTGGGGCTACGAGGTCGCCCGCGAGGAGTACGGCGACGCGGTGATCACCGAGGACACCCTCTGGGAGGAGCGCGACGGCGATCCGCCCGAAGACGCGGTCGTGGTGAACGACCGGATCGCCGACAACATGCTGCAGCAGGTGCAGACACGGACCGACCAGTACGACGTGCTGGCGATGCCGAACCTGAACGGCGACTACCTGTCGGACGCCTGCGGGGCCCAGATCGGCGGCCTCGGCGTGGCGCCGGGCGCCAACTTCGGCGACGCCGCCTGCCTGGCCGAGCCCGTTCACGGCTCCGCGAACAAGTACGCCGGCCAGGACAAGGTCAACCCGTCGGCGCTCATTCTGTCGGGCCGCCTCATGTTCGAGTACATGGGCTGGGACGAGGCCTCCGCGGTCATCCTCGAGAGCCTGGCGGAGACGATCCAGCAGAAGCGCGTGACGTACGACTTCGAGCGCAACCTGGAGGACGCCGAGCTGCTCAAGTGCAGCGAGTTCGGGCAGGCCGTGGTGGAAAACATGAGATAA
- a CDS encoding NUDIX hydrolase: MAFSLSRLVPRLAERLGGPLPGHEAHLRMAPQNPSRRADLSVEARDCRDAGVLLLLHPDEADPSVVLTVRRDHLPDHAGQISFPGGRRERGESLSDTALREAEEEINLPPASVDVLGALTPLFIPPSNFCVHPFVGHTPSPASLRPTDAEVGRILQVPLARLLDPAARTTETRPLNGRDVDVPYYDVAGHTVWGATAMMLAEFLAVVRDATASAE; the protein is encoded by the coding sequence ATGGCCTTCTCGCTCTCTCGCCTCGTACCCCGCCTTGCCGAGCGCCTGGGCGGCCCGCTGCCGGGCCACGAGGCGCACCTCCGCATGGCGCCCCAAAATCCGAGCCGGCGGGCCGACCTCTCGGTGGAGGCGCGGGACTGTCGGGACGCCGGGGTGCTCCTGCTCCTGCACCCGGACGAGGCGGATCCGTCTGTGGTGCTGACCGTCCGGCGCGACCACCTTCCCGACCATGCCGGCCAGATTTCGTTTCCGGGAGGGCGACGGGAACGCGGCGAGTCGCTCTCGGACACGGCCCTGCGGGAGGCGGAGGAAGAGATCAACCTGCCCCCGGCGTCCGTGGACGTGCTCGGCGCCCTGACGCCGCTCTTCATCCCGCCCTCCAATTTTTGCGTGCATCCCTTCGTGGGCCACACGCCCTCCCCCGCGTCCCTCCGCCCCACCGACGCGGAGGTCGGACGGATTCTGCAGGTTCCCCTCGCGCGTCTCTTGGATCCGGCCGCCCGCACGACCGAGACGCGCCCCCTCAACGGGAGGGACGTGGACGTGCCGTACTACGACGTGGCCGGCCATACTGTCTGGGGGGCCACCGCCATGATGCTGGCCGAGTTCCTGGCCGTGGTGCGGGACGCGACGGCGTCGGCCGAATAA
- a CDS encoding NAD(P)/FAD-dependent oxidoreductase gives MSDPLHLVLVGGGHAMLPSLAHAREWTDAGVKVTLVDPQRWLYYSGMVPEHLGGVYAVDDIRVDLRRLAREAGATHVADRATALDPEARMVTTAEGDTIPYDVLAIDVGGVNPALPDAAVGTKPIYRVRALRPHLKQVLDAPTETLGLTIVGGGAAGVEVALNITGRFAGAGRAADLSLTIVEQSGKILPGFPEGMRAYAARLLRERGATIRTATTVDEVHGSDEGRAQVDMRTDSGEHDTIHPDAVLWSTGAVAPPLLRESGLSTDGRGFLHVTRRLRTPTHPRIFAAGDCGTIPELDLDKVGVHAVKQGPDLRANLDTTVRRLAGDGSAPAASDLTVFRPYPVAPLLLSTGTRRAIWTAGPLWTARTWSLRLKHWVDRRWIQRYAPERWGRVGWRSLVGAEAASNPDGTE, from the coding sequence ATGTCTGATCCGTTGCATCTCGTCCTCGTCGGAGGGGGACACGCCATGCTTCCCAGCCTCGCCCATGCCCGGGAATGGACCGACGCGGGGGTCAAGGTAACCCTCGTTGATCCCCAACGCTGGCTCTACTACTCGGGCATGGTGCCGGAGCACCTGGGCGGGGTGTACGCGGTTGACGACATCCGCGTGGACCTGCGGAGGCTGGCCCGTGAGGCGGGGGCCACGCACGTGGCGGACCGGGCCACGGCCCTCGATCCGGAGGCCCGCATGGTCACGACGGCCGAGGGGGACACCATCCCCTACGACGTGTTGGCGATCGATGTCGGGGGGGTGAATCCGGCCCTGCCCGACGCCGCGGTGGGCACGAAGCCGATCTACCGCGTCCGTGCCCTCCGTCCCCATCTGAAGCAGGTGCTCGATGCCCCGACGGAGACGCTCGGCCTGACGATCGTAGGGGGCGGGGCGGCTGGGGTGGAGGTGGCCCTCAACATCACGGGCCGGTTCGCCGGGGCCGGCCGGGCGGCGGACCTCTCGCTGACGATTGTGGAGCAGTCGGGGAAGATCCTGCCGGGGTTTCCGGAGGGCATGCGCGCCTACGCGGCCCGGCTGCTCCGGGAACGAGGCGCGACCATCCGGACGGCGACGACCGTCGACGAGGTGCACGGATCCGATGAAGGTCGCGCTCAGGTAGACATGCGAACGGACTCGGGCGAACACGACACGATCCATCCCGACGCGGTGCTCTGGAGCACCGGGGCCGTCGCTCCGCCGCTGCTCCGTGAAAGCGGGCTTTCGACCGATGGGCGGGGCTTCCTGCACGTAACCCGGCGCCTGCGCACCCCCACCCATCCCCGCATCTTCGCCGCCGGCGATTGCGGAACCATTCCGGAGTTGGACCTGGACAAGGTGGGCGTGCACGCCGTGAAGCAGGGGCCGGACCTCCGGGCAAACCTCGACACCACTGTACGTCGACTCGCGGGGGACGGCTCGGCCCCGGCCGCGTCGGACCTGACGGTCTTTCGCCCGTACCCGGTCGCGCCGCTGCTGCTCTCTACCGGAACGCGCCGCGCCATCTGGACGGCGGGTCCCCTGTGGACGGCCCGCACGTGGTCCCTCCGACTCAAGCACTGGGTCGACCGGCGGTGGATCCAGCGCTACGCCCCGGAGCGGTGGGGACGGGTGGGCTGGCGCTCGCTCGTGGGGGCGGAAGCGGCATCGAATCCCGACGGCACCGAATAG
- a CDS encoding YgaP family membrane protein, whose translation MTQNMGSLDRILRTVAAFVVGVLYATGTLGGTTALVLGVGAVAFLLTSFVGTCPVYLPMGLSTRHEQRN comes from the coding sequence ATGACCCAAAACATGGGATCCCTCGACCGAATCCTTCGCACCGTCGCCGCCTTCGTGGTTGGCGTGCTGTACGCCACGGGCACCCTCGGCGGCACCACGGCGCTCGTCCTGGGCGTCGGGGCCGTGGCGTTTCTCCTCACGAGCTTCGTCGGAACGTGCCCTGTGTACCTCCCCATGGGCCTCTCGACGCGACACGAGCAGCGCAACTGA
- a CDS encoding TetR/AcrR family transcriptional regulator, whose protein sequence is MTKRDDICEAALTLFAENGIEATTTREIAEHAGAAEGTLYRHFDGKADLAQWLYRRCLNQLRDTLTDADEATSTPTDRLEALVRGVFDFYASRPASCTYLLSARESGAVGASESDAPPSPVHLFASVLDEGTRQGVFRETSSPLVAGWILAMVQRTVLFLKTEALSLSTQDAIDQTVDAARRLAMPSPR, encoded by the coding sequence ATGACCAAGCGAGACGACATTTGCGAGGCCGCCCTCACTCTCTTCGCCGAGAACGGCATCGAGGCCACAACGACCCGCGAAATTGCGGAGCACGCCGGGGCCGCCGAGGGGACGCTCTACCGCCATTTCGACGGCAAGGCCGACCTCGCCCAGTGGCTCTACCGGCGCTGCCTGAATCAACTCCGCGACACCCTTACGGATGCCGACGAGGCGACATCCACCCCGACCGATCGGTTGGAGGCCCTCGTACGCGGCGTGTTTGACTTTTACGCCTCGAGGCCCGCCTCGTGCACCTACCTGCTCTCGGCCCGGGAATCGGGCGCCGTGGGCGCGAGTGAGAGCGACGCGCCGCCCTCCCCAGTCCACCTGTTTGCGAGCGTGCTCGACGAGGGCACGCGGCAGGGCGTCTTTCGGGAAACCTCATCCCCCCTCGTCGCCGGATGGATTCTCGCGATGGTTCAGCGTACCGTTCTCTTTTTGAAGACCGAGGCCCTCTCTTTGAGCACGCAGGACGCGATCGACCAGACGGTCGACGCGGCCCGCCGCCTGGCGATGCCCTCTCCGCGCTGA